A genome region from Clupea harengus chromosome 7, Ch_v2.0.2, whole genome shotgun sequence includes the following:
- the LOC122132995 gene encoding GTPase IMAP family member 7-like, whose amino-acid sequence MAEHRGQRQESEERQEPETAETPLRFTTKLNKWLEREQKQTVDCVRLVLIGKTGVGKSATGNTILGKKEFKSSPLMVSVTTKCKRKTAVIGSKMVQVIDTPGLFDTTVSNEKIRDEIGKCITMSSPGPHVFLLLVSVGRLTQEEREAVKMIQEIFGEYSKAYTIVGFTRGELLREEGIGIKKYIEKSPAVLQELIKDCSGRYHVFCNKDKDTQAQQVMSLLEKIDRMIQQNGRSFYTTAMFEETEERIKAREMRLLQQKLEELEQANKNEDVSFLVSEISKIKVTLEKKLRNLRGEAVKERDEDMKRLEEIRANLEKNHEKKIKEIDGEVFTELARSRDSIRKQAEKAEAKAMAKSLQHNQQKCTIS is encoded by the exons ATGGCTGAACACAGAGGGCAGAGACAAGAAtctgaggagagacaggagccagagacagcagagacacCTCTTCGGTTTACAACAAAACTCAACAAAT ggcttgaaagagaacaaaaacagacag TTGACTGTGTGAGGCTGGTCCTGATTGGGAAGACTGGAGTTGGAAAGAGTGCCACTGGAAACACCATTCTTGGAAAGAAAGAATTTAAATCATCTCCTTTAATGGTGTCTGTTACAACAAAATGTAAGAGAAAGACGGCAGTAATTGGTTCAAAAATGGTGCAGGTCATTGACACCCCAGGTCTGTTTGACACGACTGTCTCCAATGAGAAGATCAGAGACGAGATTGGGAAATGCATCACCATGTCCTCACCAGGGCCTCATGTGTTCCTGTTGCTGGTCTCTGTGGGACGCTTAacccaagaggagagagaggcggtgaAGATGATCCAGGAGATCTTTGGCGAGTACTCCAAAGCATACACAATTGTCGGTTTCACTAGAGGTGAGCTTCTGAGGGAAGAAGGCATTGGCATTAAGAAGTACATTGAAAAAAGCCCAGCTGTCTTGCAGGAACTGATTAAAGACTGTAGCGGTCGGTACCATGTCTTCTGCAATaaggacaaagacacacaggcgCAACAGGTCATGTCTCTCCTGGAGAAGATTGATAGAATGATTCAGCAAAATGGAAGAAGCTTCTACACCACTGCCATGTttgaagagacagaagagaggattAAAGCAAGAGAGATGAGACTCTTACAGCAAAAACTGGAAGAACTGGAGCAAGCAAATAAAAATGAAGATGTCTCATTTTTAGTCAGTGAAATATCCAAGATCAAGGTGACTCTGGAGAAGAAGCTGAGGAACCTGCGTGGCGAAGCTGtcaaagagagggatgaagacatGAAGAGACTTGAGGAGATACGAGCCAATCTGGAGAAGAACCATGAGAAGAAAATCAAGGAAATAGATGGCGAAGTCTTCACTGAGCTCGCTAGAAGTCGGGATAGTATTCGCAAGCAAGCTGAGAAAGCTGAGGCTAAAGCCATGGCTAAGAGCTTACAACACAACCAGCAGAAATGCACAATATCTTAA